The Acidobacteriaceae bacterium genome includes a region encoding these proteins:
- a CDS encoding carboxypeptidase regulatory-like domain-containing protein, with amino-acid sequence MCSLKRISGFIEGCSVRTVIRSILLVLTMLLPVAAVAQDQSAVTGSLNGTVTDPTGAAIPGAAVAITGPQGTMTTQTDNLGRFTATTLRPGYYDVKVTKPGFAAVEAKHNEVTVSVASTLTLKMNIGSESTTVEVSAAAVQIDTQNTAITSNLTDTFYNSVPMQRNVSAIFYAAPGVEYGQVAGTPNQAGPGQANPSIGGASALENLYVVDGVTITDQAFGSIGTFNRYHGALGTGINLAFVKEVDVKTTAFEPQYGKATGGIVQIVTASGGDSYHGGIAAYFAPNAFYASRYQFWQFGYKQLTPSQTLSSPAYDLAATLGGYIPGLKDKLFFFGAFDPSLSQNYNAAGPGAPAASLALGVVDYNTTAASWAGKLTYKLGSRTTIEGSSFGDPSRHNAVPNSLSAVSPVQATSSYNFGSRDSVLRLDSALTNSWTVDLSYAYNHNHFSETPKLNTYGVTNYIPTYSGGSTQTSGFGAYEPSINNTYSIAANTSKIVHLLGQHTLTIGYAYDHTDFLDEPSRSGPLFAIPTQNAAGTTLTTIFPSIPPKAPGSLTNAQFTIAAANTTKDANGNLVNPADPTCSQCPLINGVRSYASISRGTYVGLFVNAIGRYHSAFGEDNYELNRFVTFDLGLRWENQRVGGSLLNYSFGPSWSPRLGINIDPTGQQKTKLFFNYGRNFWAMPLDAAIRQLGNEQDDTGYAFVPVVNSDGTISVLTDSAHTLNGLPAYTDSNGVHNFGKPSFASSTGEGIIPGTKQEYEDEYVAGFETNISSSVVLKARYTDRRLGRIIEDIGSQSPEGATIVPNYNGGITNPGPSTDIAVNEQEVTYTPAQFNAANGAALASTGGLTASNYKAPVAGCTYANDTYPSGIGGFFVDGRNNPVGGACFLNLATADAGPGDGIPDGFVKPVRRYNALELELIKRFNNHWLADVNFRWGNLYGNYEGAYRNDNGQSDPGISSLFDFTPGKLGLLGAQFQNGDLSTDRRAVGSLFLSYSVGSDTPLVHMLKGLQAGAGLRGQSGVPLSYLGDHPIYENAGEVPIGGRGAAGRTPSAAQLDMHLSYPVPLGSHWGEKYNLKLAMDMFNVTNSQFETGRDQYTQLSNPGVIGSAPPLNLDYNRPTSFQGPFYARGTVAFEF; translated from the coding sequence ATGTGCTCCTTAAAGCGCATATCTGGGTTCATTGAGGGGTGTTCAGTGCGAACAGTTATCAGAAGCATTCTCCTGGTTCTAACGATGCTTTTGCCGGTCGCGGCAGTTGCACAAGACCAATCCGCGGTTACCGGAAGCCTAAATGGCACGGTGACAGATCCAACCGGCGCAGCAATTCCGGGCGCAGCCGTCGCAATTACCGGGCCGCAGGGGACCATGACAACCCAGACGGACAATCTCGGCCGCTTCACTGCGACCACCCTCCGTCCTGGCTATTACGACGTGAAGGTCACCAAGCCCGGTTTCGCCGCCGTCGAGGCGAAGCACAACGAGGTTACAGTCTCGGTGGCTTCGACCCTGACGCTCAAGATGAACATCGGCAGCGAGTCGACGACCGTTGAGGTCAGCGCCGCAGCGGTTCAGATCGACACCCAGAACACCGCGATCACCTCGAACCTGACCGATACCTTCTATAACAGCGTCCCGATGCAGCGCAATGTGAGCGCGATCTTCTACGCCGCTCCTGGCGTTGAGTACGGACAGGTTGCCGGCACGCCAAACCAGGCAGGCCCTGGCCAGGCGAACCCCTCCATCGGCGGCGCCTCCGCGCTCGAGAACCTGTATGTCGTTGACGGCGTGACCATCACCGACCAGGCCTTCGGCAGCATCGGCACCTTCAACCGCTATCACGGCGCGCTCGGCACAGGCATTAACCTCGCCTTCGTCAAGGAAGTCGACGTCAAGACCACCGCCTTCGAGCCTCAGTACGGTAAGGCCACCGGCGGCATCGTCCAGATCGTCACGGCCTCGGGCGGCGACTCCTATCACGGCGGGATCGCGGCCTACTTCGCGCCCAACGCGTTCTACGCTTCGCGTTACCAGTTCTGGCAGTTTGGCTATAAGCAGCTGACCCCCAGCCAGACGCTCTCGTCCCCTGCCTATGACCTCGCCGCGACCCTGGGCGGTTACATCCCCGGCTTAAAGGACAAGCTCTTCTTCTTCGGCGCGTTCGATCCTTCGCTCTCGCAGAACTACAACGCCGCGGGTCCCGGCGCTCCGGCCGCATCGCTCGCCCTTGGCGTCGTCGACTACAACACGACAGCAGCCAGCTGGGCCGGCAAGCTGACCTACAAGCTGGGCAGCCGCACCACGATCGAAGGTTCGAGCTTCGGCGATCCCTCCCGCCACAACGCAGTTCCTAACTCCCTTTCCGCAGTCAGCCCCGTCCAGGCGACCAGCTCCTATAACTTCGGCTCGCGCGATTCAGTGCTTCGTCTCGATTCCGCGCTGACCAACAGCTGGACGGTTGACCTTTCCTACGCATACAACCACAACCACTTCAGCGAAACACCCAAGCTGAACACCTACGGCGTTACGAACTACATCCCGACTTATAGCGGCGGGTCCACTCAGACCAGCGGCTTCGGCGCCTATGAGCCGTCGATCAATAACACCTACAGCATCGCGGCGAACACTTCGAAGATCGTGCACCTCCTCGGTCAGCACACTCTCACGATTGGCTACGCCTACGATCACACGGACTTCCTCGACGAGCCGTCGCGCTCCGGGCCGCTCTTCGCGATTCCGACACAGAATGCAGCAGGCACGACGCTGACCACGATCTTCCCGAGCATCCCACCAAAGGCACCGGGCTCGCTCACCAATGCGCAGTTCACGATTGCGGCTGCGAATACTACCAAGGACGCTAACGGAAATCTTGTCAATCCGGCTGATCCTACCTGCAGCCAATGCCCCCTCATCAACGGTGTGCGCTCTTACGCGTCGATCAGCCGCGGCACGTACGTCGGCCTGTTCGTCAACGCGATTGGCCGGTATCACTCGGCGTTCGGTGAGGATAATTACGAGCTCAACCGCTTCGTCACCTTTGACCTCGGCCTTCGCTGGGAGAATCAGCGCGTGGGTGGCTCGCTGCTGAACTATTCGTTCGGCCCGAGCTGGTCGCCTCGCCTCGGTATCAACATCGACCCGACCGGGCAGCAGAAGACCAAGCTCTTCTTCAACTACGGCCGCAACTTCTGGGCGATGCCGCTCGACGCCGCTATCCGCCAGCTCGGCAACGAGCAGGATGACACCGGCTATGCCTTCGTTCCGGTCGTGAATTCGGATGGAACGATCAGCGTTCTCACGGACTCCGCACACACACTCAATGGTCTGCCTGCCTACACCGACTCGAACGGCGTCCACAACTTCGGCAAACCGAGCTTCGCTTCGTCAACGGGCGAGGGCATCATCCCCGGCACCAAGCAGGAGTATGAGGACGAGTACGTTGCCGGCTTCGAGACGAACATCAGCAGCTCCGTCGTACTGAAGGCCCGCTACACCGATCGCCGCCTCGGCCGCATCATCGAGGACATCGGCTCGCAGTCTCCTGAAGGCGCAACCATCGTGCCGAACTACAACGGTGGCATCACCAACCCAGGCCCGAGCACGGATATCGCCGTGAACGAGCAGGAGGTCACCTACACGCCGGCGCAATTCAACGCTGCCAATGGCGCGGCGCTTGCCTCCACCGGGGGCCTTACAGCCTCGAACTACAAGGCTCCGGTTGCGGGCTGCACCTATGCCAATGACACCTATCCTTCGGGCATCGGTGGCTTCTTCGTCGACGGTCGGAACAATCCGGTTGGAGGCGCCTGCTTCCTCAACCTCGCGACAGCTGACGCCGGTCCCGGCGATGGCATTCCCGATGGCTTCGTGAAGCCGGTTCGTCGTTACAACGCCCTCGAGCTGGAACTCATCAAGCGCTTCAACAACCACTGGCTGGCCGATGTAAACTTCCGCTGGGGCAACCTCTACGGCAACTATGAGGGCGCGTACCGCAACGACAACGGACAGTCGGACCCCGGTATCAGCTCGCTGTTTGACTTCACTCCCGGCAAGCTCGGCCTGCTCGGCGCCCAGTTCCAGAACGGCGACCTGAGCACGGACCGCCGCGCTGTGGGCAGCCTCTTCCTCAGCTACAGCGTCGGTTCCGATACGCCGCTCGTTCACATGCTCAAAGGCCTGCAGGCTGGTGCTGGTCTCCGTGGCCAGTCGGGTGTTCCGCTGAGCTACCTCGGCGACCACCCGATCTACGAGAATGCCGGTGAGGTTCCTATCGGTGGCCGTGGCGCTGCGGGTCGTACCCCCTCTGCCGCGCAGCTCGATATGCACCTCTCCTACCCGGTGCCGCTGGGCAGCCACTGGGGTGAGAAGTACAACCTGAAGTTGGCGATGGACATGTTCAACGTGACCAACAGCCAGTTCGAGACCGGCCGCGACCAGTACACCCAGCTGAGCAATCCGGGTGTCATCGGCTCTGCTCCGCCGCTCAACCTCGATTACAACCGTCCGACCTCCTTCCA
- the mnmE gene encoding tRNA uridine-5-carboxymethylaminomethyl(34) synthesis GTPase MnmE, whose product MRTAGSANWAPDTIAAVATPPGRGGIGIVRLSGPKAWQIAGHLVRLRRELEAGRTGLAQVRDPGAPGGDATGTAIDEAVVTPFAAPHSYTGEDVVEIAAHGSPVVLDTLLRGALSSGARLARPGEFTERAFLNGRLDLTQAEAVHDLIAAQTLEQARMAAQQLGGALSRRVAPIKERLVTLIALLEAGMDFAAGELDDVDVVSPGQIRSTLTAIREPLQRLAQSYAQGHRLREGASLALVGRPNVGKSSLFNRLLERERAIVTPLPGTTRDTVEEVTAVGGVPLRLIDTAGLRLAGESPADEAEALGIERSREALADADLVVVVLDATATLHDQEAELLQSLDGRPHLVVRNKADLVVGGAAGGRGTLTSAVTGQGVEELRSGILSLLQAGGEAVGGGVLNSLRQQEAVGAALESLGAAERANETGVPHEFLLADLHGALRALDSLTGQTTSDDILNRIFSTFCIGK is encoded by the coding sequence ATGCGAACAGCCGGATCAGCGAACTGGGCACCGGATACGATTGCCGCCGTGGCTACTCCTCCGGGGCGCGGGGGCATTGGCATCGTCCGACTCTCGGGTCCGAAGGCGTGGCAGATCGCCGGGCACCTTGTTCGGCTAAGGCGTGAGCTGGAGGCTGGCCGGACTGGGCTCGCTCAAGTTCGGGATCCGGGCGCGCCCGGAGGCGATGCGACTGGCACTGCGATTGATGAGGCTGTCGTCACTCCTTTTGCGGCACCTCACTCGTACACAGGCGAGGATGTCGTTGAAATTGCGGCACATGGGTCACCAGTGGTACTCGATACGCTGCTTCGCGGAGCGCTGAGCTCCGGAGCGCGACTGGCGAGGCCCGGTGAGTTTACCGAGCGCGCGTTCCTCAATGGGCGGCTCGACCTGACCCAGGCGGAAGCCGTCCACGACCTGATCGCGGCGCAGACGCTGGAGCAGGCCCGGATGGCGGCGCAGCAGCTCGGAGGGGCGCTCTCGCGCCGCGTAGCTCCTATTAAGGAGCGGCTGGTAACGTTGATCGCGCTGCTTGAGGCTGGAATGGATTTTGCCGCGGGCGAGCTGGATGACGTGGATGTGGTTTCGCCGGGGCAGATCCGTTCCACGCTGACTGCTATCCGCGAGCCGCTACAACGACTTGCGCAGAGCTATGCACAGGGACATCGGCTGCGCGAGGGCGCCTCGCTGGCCCTGGTGGGGCGGCCGAACGTGGGCAAGAGCTCGTTGTTCAACCGGCTGCTGGAAAGGGAGCGCGCGATCGTAACGCCGCTGCCGGGGACTACCCGGGATACGGTGGAAGAGGTGACCGCCGTCGGAGGCGTGCCTCTACGCCTGATTGATACGGCAGGGCTGCGGCTGGCCGGCGAATCTCCGGCGGATGAGGCAGAGGCGCTGGGAATTGAGCGCTCACGCGAGGCGCTGGCGGACGCGGACCTCGTGGTGGTGGTCCTCGACGCAACAGCGACGCTCCATGATCAGGAGGCGGAGCTGCTTCAGTCGCTTGATGGGCGGCCGCATCTGGTGGTCAGGAACAAAGCGGATCTGGTCGTGGGTGGGGCGGCTGGTGGTCGCGGGACCCTGACGTCGGCCGTAACCGGGCAAGGTGTGGAAGAGCTTCGGTCGGGGATTCTCTCGCTGCTGCAGGCGGGAGGCGAGGCCGTTGGGGGCGGTGTGCTGAACTCATTGCGCCAGCAGGAAGCCGTGGGTGCCGCGCTGGAATCGTTGGGCGCGGCAGAGAGGGCCAATGAAACTGGCGTGCCGCACGAGTTTCTGCTGGCGGATCTGCACGGGGCGCTGCGGGCGCTCGACAGCCTCACGGGTCAGACGACGTCGGACGACATACTGAACCGGATCTTCTCCACCTTCTGCATTGGCAAGTGA
- a CDS encoding serine/threonine-protein kinase: MPFDDAGRFLQGSAADSYARRYADEIVGDADSYIGQRIGDYRIVEQIGSGGMGVVFRAARADQQYEKQVAIKLLKEGFESSYALARFRAERQILASLDHPNIARLFDGGQTKEGFPYFVMELVEGLPIDEYCDVHRLSIDRRLRLFLTVCSAVEYAHQNLVIHRDIKPANILVTSDGTPKLLDFGIARLLSPDLSTSESDRTVSLLRMMTPEFASPEQIRGDPVTTSSDVYSLGIVLYILLTGHRPYQLSGRSATAASEIVCNIEPTRPSMAVLRKEARTAEAGLVSSPLESASAARDERPEKLRRRLAGDLDNIVLMALRKEPQRRYASVGQFSQDIQLHLQNAPVLAHRDTLGYRAGKFVKRYKFACVSVVVVILTLVGGIMATLHQARIAREERAKAERRFNDVRQLANAMMFDVHDSIKDLPGATPVRKVLVDHALQYLDSLSREAKGDPSLQQELATAYEKLGDVQGLAPYANLGDLSGAIASYNKALPIRLSVANANPQDQTAQKLLGALYYRMAWALEANGDFAAALDSIRKALAINEAAAAHDHSARTLDRLAGTHYALAGFLMNVGAVDEALAHYKQAASIRNEAQNPAPKDAAMLRIHLGADYNGMSQAYEQKGDLNSAIAAAQRTSDILNQAVKDNPQDATLQTFQSEDDVLLATLLQRKGRSNDALRLLRQARQRSVRLARSDPLNALVATDLASIDTQIGETLVAMHSIPPALTSFSTALSEDQAVAQRSGQTPDIAFGIAETYAGMASAHAQLANSRGAERAQQCRTADLFYAKSLDILSNLRQRNPQNLHFQRLQQQAMAGRAMCRAPQIRNVTSPH, from the coding sequence ATGCCGTTTGATGACGCCGGACGATTCCTTCAGGGGTCGGCCGCCGACAGCTATGCGCGCAGGTATGCCGATGAGATTGTCGGCGACGCGGACTCATACATCGGCCAGCGGATCGGCGACTATCGCATCGTCGAGCAGATCGGTTCGGGTGGAATGGGCGTCGTCTTCCGCGCCGCCCGCGCTGATCAGCAATACGAGAAGCAGGTCGCTATCAAGCTGCTCAAAGAAGGGTTCGAGTCCAGCTATGCGCTCGCCCGCTTTCGTGCAGAGCGCCAGATTCTCGCGAGTCTCGATCACCCAAACATAGCCCGCCTCTTCGATGGCGGACAGACGAAGGAGGGCTTCCCCTACTTCGTCATGGAGCTCGTCGAAGGGCTGCCCATCGACGAATACTGCGATGTACACCGGTTGTCGATTGACAGACGGCTCAGGTTATTTCTCACCGTTTGCTCAGCAGTGGAGTATGCGCACCAGAATCTGGTGATCCATCGCGACATCAAGCCCGCCAATATTCTCGTGACCTCCGATGGCACACCGAAGCTGCTCGACTTCGGAATTGCGCGGCTCCTGAGCCCTGATCTGTCTACGAGCGAATCCGACCGCACAGTGAGTCTGTTGCGAATGATGACCCCGGAGTTCGCCAGTCCGGAACAGATTCGCGGCGATCCCGTGACCACATCGAGCGATGTCTACTCGCTTGGGATTGTGCTCTACATCCTGCTCACGGGACATCGGCCATACCAGCTGTCAGGGCGCTCTGCGACAGCCGCTTCAGAGATCGTCTGCAACATTGAGCCCACGCGGCCGAGCATGGCTGTTCTCCGAAAAGAAGCTCGTACAGCCGAAGCTGGCCTGGTTTCGTCTCCGCTTGAATCGGCGAGTGCAGCAAGAGATGAGCGGCCGGAAAAACTTCGCCGCCGCCTCGCCGGTGATCTCGACAACATCGTTCTCATGGCTCTGCGAAAGGAGCCGCAACGTCGCTATGCATCGGTCGGGCAGTTCTCGCAGGACATCCAGCTCCATCTGCAGAACGCTCCGGTCCTGGCGCATCGCGACACTCTTGGATATCGGGCAGGCAAGTTTGTAAAGCGCTACAAGTTTGCCTGCGTGTCCGTGGTGGTTGTGATCCTGACTCTTGTCGGCGGGATCATGGCGACGTTGCATCAGGCGCGGATCGCCAGAGAAGAACGCGCCAAGGCGGAACGGCGTTTCAACGATGTTCGCCAGTTGGCGAACGCGATGATGTTCGATGTGCACGATTCGATCAAGGACTTGCCGGGCGCGACTCCTGTCCGCAAGGTGCTCGTCGATCACGCGTTGCAATACCTTGACAGCCTCTCGCGTGAGGCGAAAGGTGATCCCAGTCTGCAGCAGGAGCTGGCCACCGCTTACGAGAAGTTGGGTGATGTTCAGGGACTCGCGCCCTACGCCAATCTCGGCGATCTCTCGGGCGCGATTGCCAGCTACAACAAGGCTCTGCCCATCCGCCTCTCCGTTGCGAACGCGAACCCACAGGACCAGACGGCGCAAAAGCTTCTCGGAGCGCTCTATTACCGGATGGCCTGGGCGCTCGAAGCAAACGGAGATTTTGCCGCAGCTCTCGACAGCATCCGCAAGGCACTCGCCATCAACGAAGCTGCAGCCGCGCATGACCACAGCGCACGCACGCTGGACAGGCTCGCGGGCACTCACTATGCATTGGCAGGCTTCCTGATGAATGTCGGAGCGGTGGATGAGGCACTCGCGCACTACAAACAGGCCGCGTCAATTCGCAACGAAGCGCAGAACCCGGCCCCAAAGGACGCTGCCATGCTGCGCATCCATCTCGGCGCTGACTACAACGGCATGAGCCAGGCCTACGAGCAAAAGGGCGACCTCAATTCAGCCATTGCCGCGGCTCAGCGGACATCGGACATCTTGAACCAGGCTGTAAAGGACAACCCACAGGATGCCACTCTGCAGACGTTCCAAAGCGAAGATGACGTGCTGCTCGCAACGCTGTTGCAACGCAAAGGCCGCTCGAATGACGCGCTCAGACTTCTCCGCCAGGCGCGCCAGCGGTCCGTCCGCCTCGCGCGCTCCGATCCCTTGAACGCACTCGTCGCGACAGACCTCGCCTCAATCGATACCCAGATTGGCGAAACGCTGGTGGCAATGCACTCGATCCCGCCTGCACTTACCAGCTTCTCGACTGCGTTGTCCGAAGACCAGGCCGTCGCGCAGAGATCTGGCCAGACACCGGATATCGCGTTCGGAATCGCTGAGACATACGCCGGGATGGCTTCTGCTCACGCGCAACTCGCCAACTCTCGAGGAGCAGAGCGCGCACAGCAATGCCGAACGGCTGACCTCTTCTATGCGAAGAGTCTTGATATCTTGTCGAACCTGCGCCAGCGCAATCCGCAGAATCTGCATTTCCAACGGTTGCAGCAGCAGGCGATGGCCGGCCGCGCAATGTGCCGCGCGCCTCAGATCAGAAATGTCACATCACCTCACTGA
- a CDS encoding sigma-70 family RNA polymerase sigma factor, whose product MQPNQEHEITRLLVAWSHGEESALEALTPIVYEELRQLARRYMRQERPGHTLQSTAIVHEAFLRLVNQNVAWNDRTHFFSIAAKMMRRILVDHARSRSTSKRGAGMIRVSVDEHNVASPQQDVDLVALDEALDHLASIDPQRSRIVELRYFGGLSNEESAQILGISPATVQRQWTGARAWLYHELTNRPIA is encoded by the coding sequence ATGCAGCCAAATCAGGAACATGAGATAACCCGGCTTCTGGTGGCGTGGAGTCACGGCGAGGAATCAGCGCTCGAGGCGCTCACGCCGATCGTCTATGAGGAGCTGCGTCAGTTGGCGCGGCGCTACATGCGGCAGGAACGTCCGGGACATACCCTGCAGAGCACGGCCATTGTGCATGAGGCATTTCTCCGGCTGGTAAATCAAAACGTGGCGTGGAACGACCGGACTCATTTCTTTTCCATTGCAGCCAAGATGATGAGGCGCATCCTCGTCGACCATGCGCGTTCTCGTTCGACTTCAAAGCGGGGTGCGGGAATGATTCGTGTCTCGGTGGATGAGCATAACGTGGCCTCGCCGCAGCAGGATGTCGACCTCGTAGCGCTCGATGAAGCGCTCGACCATCTCGCCAGCATTGATCCGCAGCGAAGCCGCATCGTCGAGCTCCGATATTTCGGCGGTCTCTCCAACGAAGAAAGCGCACAGATTCTCGGCATCTCCCCGGCCACCGTTCAGCGCCAGTGGACCGGTGCACGGGCTTGGCTTTATCACGAGCTGACAAACCGGCCCATTGCGTGA
- a CDS encoding TonB-dependent receptor, translated as MPRSLSAATLSIVAAIAFFSASVPVAQALSVPASKPAAPASPIAPITGVVADSTGAIVPGAEVDLLDPNGAVAVSSHSDGEGDFRVSAPKAGPYTLVITAPGFDAVRKMVMVAPAMPTARISPPASITPGLHIILPLASVATNVQVNADTGADLTAGDANNDTSVMTANDIKALPIFDNDYATAMSAFLDSGSAGTSGSGLLVDGVEAGRVPVSASAVQEIRINEDPYSAQYYWPGRGQMEIITKSAADHYHGQLNFYFRDSAMNATEALAATKPFEQRRIYEGSVSGPIPHASASGFLASFTRAEEDVDSIVHAFGASSPGNPTGIINQNVTSPTRDTEFSLRASHQFGDKHSVYAQYAYKDWTGANQGVGAQTLGDAGYNAEYREDDVILHADSILSASVLNQGSFVLERNWSRNQDAYERPRVNVNGDFTNGSAQSDAFNNEYNGRLSDMVTWTRGRNLLKFGIGVPNFNRRVLEDDTNSGGTYTFGPTLDANGNVLATALSNYQNNRPSTFTQNTGVSRFVYHQQEAGAFVQDQIKLTSRFSVTPGLRYDWQNFLPANRTPFSPRLSFAYVVDQKSETVVRGGGGVYYDRFGSGPLADLARYQHALRRSIVVSLDPASEPPTGCVPVTDCVALTDQPPNLVEVARNITTPYQIQYGLSVERKVGQSGEISVSGYSTRDLHAFRSVDINAPTPESGYTERPDPVYARIRQIQSAGFMDGDGLDIQYHGRYNRYFSGFARYSWSHYGSDTEGIGWYPQNQYDPNDEWADTSWDRSNRLGLYGMFNQDSILNLSVGLFANSGAPWTPVTGTDPYGDGLYNERPEGVARDSEVGPDYVDLDLRWGHDFAITPKKTDESPHLGFSAAAFNVLNHENGSSIDTVETSSTFGEITAANPPRRVQLGMRFEF; from the coding sequence ATGCCCCGCTCTTTGTCGGCCGCCACGTTGTCAATCGTTGCGGCCATTGCTTTTTTCAGTGCATCAGTTCCCGTCGCGCAAGCTCTATCCGTGCCGGCCAGCAAGCCCGCAGCTCCTGCGTCCCCGATAGCGCCGATCACCGGCGTCGTCGCTGACTCGACCGGCGCAATCGTTCCGGGTGCCGAGGTCGACCTGCTCGACCCAAACGGCGCTGTGGCTGTGTCCTCTCATTCAGACGGCGAGGGCGACTTCCGTGTTTCGGCTCCAAAGGCCGGACCGTACACGCTGGTTATCACGGCGCCGGGCTTTGATGCGGTGCGGAAAATGGTGATGGTGGCGCCGGCGATGCCTACAGCCAGGATCAGCCCGCCTGCGTCTATAACGCCCGGTTTGCACATCATATTGCCGCTTGCGAGCGTAGCGACGAATGTCCAGGTGAACGCGGACACTGGCGCCGATCTCACCGCTGGAGACGCCAACAACGACACCTCGGTGATGACCGCCAACGATATCAAGGCGCTGCCGATCTTTGACAACGACTATGCGACGGCTATGAGCGCGTTCCTTGACTCAGGCTCTGCCGGCACGAGCGGCTCCGGCCTTCTGGTCGACGGCGTCGAAGCCGGTCGCGTGCCGGTCTCAGCCTCCGCCGTGCAGGAGATCCGCATCAACGAGGATCCCTATTCGGCGCAGTACTACTGGCCGGGCCGCGGACAGATGGAGATCATCACGAAGTCCGCCGCTGATCATTACCATGGCCAGCTGAATTTCTACTTCCGCGACTCGGCCATGAACGCCACGGAGGCGCTGGCCGCGACGAAACCCTTCGAACAGCGCCGCATCTACGAAGGCTCTGTGTCGGGGCCAATCCCGCACGCGTCGGCGAGTGGCTTCCTCGCATCGTTCACACGCGCGGAGGAAGACGTCGACTCGATTGTCCATGCGTTCGGCGCAAGCTCTCCCGGCAATCCCACCGGCATCATCAACCAAAATGTAACTTCACCGACACGCGACACCGAGTTCAGCCTGCGAGCCAGCCACCAGTTCGGCGACAAGCATTCCGTGTACGCCCAGTACGCCTATAAGGACTGGACCGGTGCGAACCAGGGCGTGGGCGCGCAGACGCTGGGAGATGCCGGCTATAACGCCGAGTATCGCGAGGACGATGTCATCCTGCATGCCGACTCAATCCTTTCGGCGTCAGTGCTGAATCAGGGGTCGTTCGTTCTCGAGCGCAACTGGTCGCGTAATCAGGATGCGTATGAGCGTCCGCGTGTGAACGTGAACGGCGATTTTACCAATGGATCGGCACAGAGCGACGCCTTCAACAACGAATACAACGGCCGCTTGAGCGATATGGTCACGTGGACGCGCGGTAGGAATCTCCTCAAGTTCGGCATTGGCGTACCGAACTTCAACCGTCGGGTGCTCGAGGACGATACCAACTCCGGTGGAACTTATACCTTTGGTCCCACACTCGATGCGAACGGCAACGTGCTGGCGACCGCGCTCTCCAATTACCAGAACAACCGACCCTCCACCTTCACACAGAACACCGGCGTATCGAGGTTTGTGTATCACCAACAGGAGGCTGGCGCCTTCGTGCAGGACCAGATCAAGTTGACCTCGCGCTTCTCTGTGACGCCAGGCCTTCGCTATGACTGGCAGAACTTTCTTCCTGCCAACCGCACACCGTTTTCGCCGAGGCTGTCATTTGCATACGTAGTTGATCAGAAATCCGAAACGGTTGTGCGTGGCGGCGGTGGCGTTTACTACGATCGCTTCGGCTCAGGACCGCTGGCCGATCTCGCGCGTTACCAGCATGCCCTGCGGCGCTCGATTGTTGTCTCGCTCGATCCGGCGAGCGAACCGCCCACAGGCTGCGTGCCCGTGACCGACTGCGTCGCGCTGACCGATCAACCGCCGAACCTTGTCGAGGTTGCGCGGAACATCACCACGCCATATCAGATCCAGTACGGTCTTTCCGTCGAACGCAAGGTCGGCCAAAGCGGCGAGATCTCCGTGAGCGGCTACTCGACGCGCGACCTGCACGCGTTTCGTTCGGTGGACATCAACGCACCTACGCCGGAGTCCGGCTATACCGAGCGTCCTGATCCTGTATATGCGCGCATCCGCCAAATCCAGTCCGCCGGATTTATGGATGGCGACGGCCTGGACATTCAATATCACGGCAGATACAACCGCTACTTCTCGGGATTTGCTCGCTATAGCTGGTCACACTATGGGTCTGACACCGAGGGCATCGGATGGTATCCGCAGAACCAGTACGATCCCAACGATGAGTGGGCGGACACGAGCTGGGATCGCAGTAACCGGCTGGGCTTGTACGGGATGTTCAACCAGGACAGCATCCTGAATCTCTCAGTAGGGCTCTTCGCGAACTCGGGTGCACCCTGGACGCCTGTTACTGGCACGGATCCCTACGGCGACGGGCTCTATAACGAACGCCCCGAGGGTGTAGCGCGTGATTCCGAGGTCGGCCCTGACTATGTTGATCTCGACCTCCGCTGGGGTCATGACTTCGCGATCACACCTAAGAAGACGGACGAGTCTCCTCACCTGGGCTTTTCGGCCGCTGCATTCAACGTCCTGAATCACGAGAACGGCTCATCGATCGACACCGTGGAGACCTCGTCCACATTCGGTGAGATCACCGCCGCAAATCCACCGCGCCGTGTCCAGTTAGGCATGCGCTTTGAATTCTGA